In Capsicum annuum cultivar UCD-10X-F1 chromosome 8, UCD10Xv1.1, whole genome shotgun sequence, the genomic window TGGATTATATTGCTGATTCATGGAGGACTTCACGATTCAAGGTGCAAGAGAAAGCCGACAGTTCTGGATTCGTGGAAGATTTCAAGCAATGGGTTGAGGACATGACttttaaagagagaatatcttGGGCTGTAGGAGGCATGGTTCTTACAGCAGGACTCCTATTTAACAGGTGAGTCAACTCCGTTTTATTAGTTACTTTTTAAACTTcttttaaaggaaaaagaaaagatgtCTAAAGAGGATCTAATTTTAAGTTTTGTGGACTCTCTCTGGCATTACGTGTATTCTTAGAATGTTGGTTGTTACTAAAATCCGTATAATCATGTGGATTCAGATTGTTACTCTGGTAGAGGGATAATcgtgtatttgaaaatttgataATGTCTGCACATTTGTGATATCATATGCTTCATCGCTGTCAATTTATGTTTACTATGCAGTCAAAGAAAAAGCCATAGGCAACGCCAGAAACTAGCAGCCCTCCAACGTACTGCCAGGAAATTGGGAGAAAGGGGGAGCCCGAGATCTCCTGCAAGTTTGGGAAGCCGAAAGATAAGTTAAAGATGATAACTACCTCCTTAGTTGAGAGGAATTTCATGTTGTTTCTGTGCTCCAAGACAAAGTTAGCCATGAATACAGGTTTTAATTGTTATTGTAAAAAGTGTAAACCAGTGAAGAAAATTTTGGTGCAACTCTGATGTCGCTGCCTCTCTTTCCCCCCCTTTTTTTCTTGCTGCATATGGTGCTCTTCGCGGAAATCATAATAGTCTCGactttttattagaaaaaaaaaaattgtggcaTAGAAGGGGGAAAGTTCTGACTTGATCAGAAGATTCAAAGGCGAGTTTTATAACTCAGAAGAAACTGGAACCTATAAGCCATTTTAGTTGCCTTGTGATCGGAGATCAAGTAGGCTTCTATTGAAGAGTACAGGCACACAAATCCGTCTGCAGAAAAAGATCAGTTATGGTGCTTAATTTACACTTCGCTTTTTGAAGTGATGCTGCTGTCTATTTTGTTGTGCTTTAGATAGAAAGACAGGAATATCTAGAATTGATATGTTCTTGATGGAATAACAACATTATTTTACGTGGATCTAGATAATTCATCGTGCCTGCTACAGATTCTAGCTAGGGATCGTGAATGGAGTTTTTTTCTGTTAATTACCAAACTTAAAATTGTCTTTAATAAAGAGTGAATTGGTATTCAATAGGTTTAAAATCGTTCGTCTTACCAGTTGGATTTTAACAGCtatataatgaaaatatgaatagAGACGCCAATCAAGCATGAATTTCGGTTTGTCCATGCTCAACCAAAAGAGTGTAAAAGAGAGCAATCATAATCTGAACTTCTACATTTGATATAGTGGTAAAACATAGATAAACTTGTTTAAAGAGTACTTCAATCGGGTATAATGGTTACGACTCAATGAATGTTCATGTTAAAACACTACTTTAATACTCTTTTTCAGCTTCAATTTCAGATACAATAGTTTTTTTTAAGTTCAATCAGATATTATTCAAAATGCGACCTCTACAAACAATGGGACATAAATCAGGACTTCGAAAAGACCTTAGTAGCAATTGCTGCATACTTGCCTCTTTACTTGTTGCCCAAAGAGAGCATGAGCTGTAGTAACATTTCCACTGGCTGTttagtttagaatatataataacatcctcaaaaaatcaagaaagtcatTGTATAGAAGTTACAAAATGGTTGTGTTATCATTAAAAATAGAAGATTCATAAACTGTAACCTTACAGAATGTGTGAACTATTGGACAGAAAAGAGCAACTCATTTCAATCAACAATTGTCAAACTAGTAAATACCAGAAGTAAACAAAAGGTGTCTAATGTAAACAACAGAAATATCTTAGATCTTCTGAGGATATGTTATGTTGCCGATTTACAGAATTCTTTCTTCCTTTAGCAGCAATATCCCTGACCTATCCACAGTTCCAAAGCCAAAAAGGTATTCGGAAAGGAAGGCTTGTGTCAATAACAGAATATTAAAGAGTACTGCTGGCATTCTTCGCTATATACTGGATAAATCTCCATGTACACTTTTCTACTGTATCACATCCCTCCAGCCTTAGGTGGctgttcaaattgaaaaaaaaaagaacaatagCAGTAAGATATCTCATTGAATCCTCGCTGCAAAAGCTTACCAGAGTATATTCATGccaaaatcacaatgataagtGTTGAACTGAAAAAATGTATGCGGGATTATCATACCTTCTTAAGGGGCAACTTTGAACTGCTAGACAATAAAGGTTTCAATATTTCAAAGGAGCATACGAGTTGCTCATCAACGCTTAATAAGGCACCCGCGTTATCAAATTCTCCACCATAATTGGGAGCAGAAAATAGAGTCACAAGCCTTCGCTTAGCAAAGAATTCATATCCATCCTCAACCACCTAAAACAAAAAACTTTAGGATTAGAATACATGACATTATTGAGCTGATTCAACAACAACTGTCATTCAGAATTGCCCcaatatttgaaaagaaaaaacaaaactaaGCCAAAACTATTCACGCTATAATCTTGATAAATTCTATGCTAGATATTTAAGAATTTGTACGGCGATGAGCTTGaaaatgaaaacatatttgtcaTAAGAAACATATGAAACTCCGTAGCATGGGCGCTTTTAAGAAGTGGACACAACAAATGCCTGAGAAGCATCCACCTACTGGTAAATAAGCTTTTTTTCTTCAAGAATACAAGGCTTTAGTGGGTGTTTAGAGTTTCCGTAGGTTAACAGCGATAATGAAGTTCTATATTTTTGAACAGTGAGAGTATGGTATACCTGATGACCCCGGCAGATGAGGTCCAACTCATTCTTAGCCAAAAATTCGGCAACTACATCAGGTCCAAAAGTACAAGAAACACCTCGATCACTATCTGACCAACCCTTGATTCTCGGGTCAGGATCAGCCCACAACAGATCACACAACAAGCCACCATCTGGAATCTCAGCTGGCCGCTGAATTTCGTTTATTAGGTCTAGACTCTTTAGCTCGGGCGAAATCCCACCATGCATGCAAAGGATCTTTTCATCTATAAGTGCAGCAACAGGCAAGCAATTAAAGCAGTCGGTGAAGATCTTCCAAAGCCTAACATTGAATCTCCTTTTACattcatcataaaatccataCACCCTGTTGATTTTCGCATCTTCATGATTCCCCCTAAGAAGGAAGATCTTGTCTGGGTACCTTATTTTGTAAGCCAATAGCAAACATATTGTTTCTAAACTTTGCTTGCCTCTGTCGACATAATCCCCAAGGAAAAGGTAGTTTGCAGCAGGAGGAAAGCCACCATATTCAAAAAGTCTTAATAAGTCTTGGAATTGCCCATGTATGTCACCTGAAAGAATGGCAGAGGAAAAGGATAAACTTATGAGGCTATTAAGTAGCAGATGAGGAGCaacatttatattttaaacaaAACTTTTCAACAATATGATAAATAGCCTCGAAAAATTACATTTGAGATGATCTAACATTTCATAGACACCAGAATCTCGACAATGCAAATCTATTACCTAAGATGTCAAATTTACCCAATTTTGAAAAATGTCACATTTAGTTACATCAATTTTCCTACATAGTAAACCACATACATACCCAACGCTAGCATTGCATTAGCATAGCTGTCTATCAATACTCATCCCGTCATAAACCGAAATTTACCTTCAATTCCACATGTTCATTCTATATGCAATCATTTTAATCCTCTCATGTTTTTACAAGCACATCAATCATTTCAATCCAATATACCATACCATCCCAGCTTTCTACGTCACAAAAGATAATTGGAAACGTCCATTTTAAAGGGGCAGAGGAAAAAACAGATCTTTTCTTAATCATCAAAGAATAGATCCCTCAAAGCAGAAAGATCCAATTTTTACCATGCATATGACAACAAAAAACACAGATACACAAAAATGTTCAACATTAAAGCTATACAAAATCCACAAATCAAGATGTATGAAAAAACAAATATGGGGAATGTTAAGACATACCACAGATCCTAACGGGGGCACGAATCTTGAGGAGATTAGGCTGAGAAAGGAAAATCTGTCGAGCATTGACACAAAGCTGTCGGATCTCAGCCTCAGATAGCTGAACTTGTTTCCCTCCCTTCTCTTCCAATAATCTCCCTATTATATCATCCAATACACCCTTTTCCATCATTCCCTCcattctcttttctctctcaatcaacaataacaaaaaatcctaatctaatctaattcaacaacaacaacaaaaagaagCTCAACCACCTCACACAGACAAGAAAAAAGGGTATGGCGTATAAGTAGGAAAAAAAAGATGGATTATGATTAGGAAAAAGGGATTGGATTAAAGAAAAGAGGGCGGGTAGAGGGGGGTGCGGGGAGGCTTAAGAATGAAGGTAgaaaaaatggatagtattttgGGGTGGATTTTAGTTAAGGGGGTATGGTAGTTGTCAATGTTGGATGCGTGCTATCCTCGTCTCTTCTCCTATTATCTCTCTCCattctttgtttttgttttggtaagaatatttaagtattttatatttgtatgatCATAATTAAGTTGGAATGAGAATGTGACAACTGCCAAGAATATTCAAAACGTTGAAACCATCAAattaaggaagaaaagaaaaaaaaaaagggttatttGGAATTTGGTGACTCTTGTCTTGTCTTTGTTGTTGTGTATTAATACAATGAAGGTGCGGCGGGCACGATTGTTTTGGTCCAAATCCAAACACAAACATTACTTAAGTACACACACGTGCTGAGCCTGAGTGCTGACTTCGTGGGAATGTTGTATGATCAAAATTCAAAGCTCTCTCTCTAATTATTACTACTACATTGTATGCcattttattgttttatataaagTTTTGATGAATAATATTAGTATTATCATCAGAATGATATTATAACATTTCTCAAGTTTGAATGAATTATcagttgagcatattgaactttgcagGGGTTTTATTATCTCtcagattttattttttagtattttactgACATATATCTGTCACTTGGTTCATTGTGTGTTAGTAACGCGCATTGAACGTGTGAAAAATGTTAAAAACgttataaattcttttttttgtcaaatagcctcttaattttctaatttttaaaagtttaatattttttatttattttttcacttctctcttctctcttctttctttctttctttctttcttttcttcaacaattGAGTCTTCAACAATAGTTGCTCcattattattgaaattgaaCAATGTACtacacttcaatttcaactttatttcGGAAATGACTTCAATaaaatttctttcaaaagtctTCAATTGTTCAATGTATTCCGAAAGTTTATAACGTATTTCCAttgttgaataaaattatttagttCAATTTTTTAGTTCCGAAAGTTTAATTATTTAGTTCAAtataaacctttattttttttcattaaaataatacTCACATAATCATTGTATTCATTCCACATACAGTGAAGACCACTAACCATACACACACTGCCATAGAATTGAGAGAGGAAAGAAtcgagagagggagagagaatcGAGAGAGACAATGAGAAtttagagaaaaaaagagaggaaaacaGGTCGTTCCTCAATTTTTCGGCGGCCAGGTCTCGCCGGAGCTCCGACAATAGTCGAATTTGGGAAAAATAAACTACTGATTTTgcaatttgaataaaattattgaagaaagttttcgatttgaatttgaaatttgggaaaaaattctcttaaaaaaatagtatgaactaaataaaagtcaaatttcaagaattaagaatcaagattttagtgaaaaaatggtgaaaaaatgacGATTAGCAGTGTTGTttataggagaaatatgaaattatttgtagtattaccaatattttggatttatttgtagTATTACCATTATTTTTTTGTAGGAGGAATATGATTTTAATGGTGAaaatgataaaatggagaagaaagagCGCGTGTTTACACCTTCAACTGCCAAAAATTGAGTATTGCGTTTTGGGGgttaataatttcactttaaaagaGTTCGAAGgggaattaattccacttaaaaaaGTCTAGgtaggtaataggacccccgcaaagttcagtatgctcaactgaaaattcgaTTAGAGTTCAAATATTTTCGTGGATATTATCCCAAGAAACAACACAATAAGAATAATTTGATGTTAAATTTTGGAACTTCCAAAATTGACTTATGTGTGGGGGATAGAAATTGCCACAATTTGATAGTACGTGGGCAAATATGACTTAAAAGTGagatgaaacaaaaaaagaaatatactAAAGACATGATTTAATGTTATAAGGGTAAATATGACATTTcaaataatacaagaataaatAAGACCCTAAAGTTGGATGATAATATATGTAAAAAGATATATTTGATgacaaatataatatatttgtgaaaatacaaaataaatataacatttttcaagaaaacaattctac contains:
- the LOC107839633 gene encoding serine/threonine-protein phosphatase PP1 isozyme 9, with product MEGMMEKGVLDDIIGRLLEEKGGKQVQLSEAEIRQLCVNARQIFLSQPNLLKIRAPVRICGDIHGQFQDLLRLFEYGGFPPAANYLFLGDYVDRGKQSLETICLLLAYKIRYPDKIFLLRGNHEDAKINRVYGFYDECKRRFNVRLWKIFTDCFNCLPVAALIDEKILCMHGGISPELKSLDLINEIQRPAEIPDGGLLCDLLWADPDPRIKGWSDSDRGVSCTFGPDVVAEFLAKNELDLICRGHQVVEDGYEFFAKRRLVTLFSAPNYGGEFDNAGALLSVDEQLVCSFEILKPLLSSSSKLPLKKPPKAGGM